In Carya illinoinensis cultivar Pawnee chromosome 10, C.illinoinensisPawnee_v1, whole genome shotgun sequence, one DNA window encodes the following:
- the LOC122279682 gene encoding cation/H(+) antiporter 20-like: MVFNISSIETSSNGVWQGDNPLDYAFPLLIVQTTLILMLSRFLAFLLKSLREPKVIAEILGGVLLGPSILGRNKQYLHRLFPSWSTPILESMASIGLLFFLFLVGLELDLSSIRRSGRRAFGIAAAGISLPFFCGIGVSFALRQTVDGADKIGYGQFLLFIGVALSITAFPVLARILAELKLLTTEVGQLTMAAAAFNDIAAWILLALAVALAGDGDSGGHKSPLISIWVLLSGATFVAFMLVFIGPAMKWVACRCSLQNDMVDEAYICLTLAGVLVFGLITDLIGIHSIFGAFVFGLTIPKGGEFADRLIERIEDFVTGLLLPLYFASSGLKTDVTKIQGAKAWGLLAMVISTASVGKIVGTLAVAMMFRMPLRESLTLGVLMNTKGLVELIVLNIGKEKKVLNDEMFAILVLMALFTTFITTPTVMVIYKPARGIPIRMHRKLRDLTSIQDELRVLACVHGLGNVPSLISLIELIRGSTKKSLIKLFVMHLVELTERSSSIIMVLRARRNGFPFFNGMRRGKCYDRVVGAFQAYSQLGRVRVRPTKAISALSTMHEDIGHVAEDKRVTMIILPFHKRWRGEHNEIEESVGHSWRGVNQRIINNAPCSVAILVDRGFSSGSQTLGPTTISQQRVCVIFFGGPDDREALELGGRMAEHPTVKLTVIRFVEKDGKTSIDMMLQLSSTSKCGEHNYSFSTAEINHEREMELDELVVAEFQSKWDGTIEYFENVASNIVEGILTIGQSGDYDLIIVGKGRFPSTMVARLAERQVEHEELGPTGDILASSGDGVVSSILIIQQHDDLTHVEEAPVSKV; encoded by the exons ATGGTGTTCAATATAAGCTCCATTGAGACCTCATCAAATGGAGTCTGGCAAGGGGATAATCCCCTTGACTATGCCTTTCCTCTCCTAATTGTTCAGACCACCTTAATCCTCATGCTCAGTCGCTTCCTCGCTTTTCTCCTCAAATCCCTCCGCGAACCCAAAGTCATTGCTGAGATACTT GGTGGAGTTCTTCTTGGACCGTCCATTTTGGGAAGAAACAAACAGTATTTGCACCGACTATTTCCCTCATGGAGCACCCCGATACTTGAATCCATGGCCAGTATCGGTCTCCTCTTCTTTCTGTTTCTCGTGGGCCTTGAACTCGATCTAAGCTCAATTCGTCGGAGTGGCAGAAGAGCCTTTGGCATAGCAGCAGCCGGgatttccctccctttcttctGTGGTATTGGTGTGTCCTTTGCCCTCCGACAAACCGTCGATGGAGCAGACAAAATTGGTTACGGCCAGTTCCTCCTGTTCATAGGAGTCGCACTCTCCATTACAGCTTTCCCTGTCCTCGCGCGCATTTTAGCAGAACTCAAACTATTAACCACCGAAGTGGGCCAGCTCACCATGGCTGCAGCAGCGTTCAACGACATCGCTGCGTGGATCCTGCTGGCTCTAGCCGTGGCACTCGCGGGTGATGGTGACAGTGGTGGCCACAAGAGCCCCCTGATATCAATTTGGGTTCTCCTCTCAGGTGCTACGTTCGTCGCTTTCATGTTGGTTTTCATCGGACCCGCGATGAAATGGGTTGCCTGCCGGTGCTCACTGCAGAACGACATGGTGGACGAAGCTTATATTTGTTTGACGTTGGCTGGAGTACTGGTGTTCGGGTTGATCACTGACCTGATCGGAATCCATTCTATTTTTGGAGCGTTCGTATTCGGACTAACAATCCCGAAAGGAGGCGAATTCGCTGACAGATTGATAGAAAGGATTGAGGACTTCGTTACCGGTCTGCTTCTACCACTGTACTTTGCATCGAGCGGGTTAAAGACGGACGTCACCAAAATACAAGGAGCAAAGGCATGGGGTCTACTGGCGATGGTGATATCCACAGCAAGTGTCGGAAAAATTGTGGGGACTTTGGCGGTGGCGATGATGTTTAGGATGCCATTGAGGGAATCTCTGACGCTGGGTGTGCTCATGAATACCAAAGGGTTGGTGGAGCTTATTGTTCTCAACATCGGCAAGGAGAAGAAG GTGCTCAATGACGAGATGTTTGCTATTCTAGTCCTCATGGCACTCTTTACCACCTTCATCACAACTCCTACAGTAATGGTCATATACAAACCAGCTCGTGGCATCCCCATCCGCATGCACCGCAAATTGCGTGACTTGACCTCCATACAGGACGAGCTACGTGTTCTTGCTTGTGTTCATGGTCTCGGAAATGTACCCTCCCTCATTAGCCTTATCGAGTTGATTCGAGGATCAACTAAGAAGTCCCTAATAAAACTTTTTGTTATGCATCTTGTTGAGCTTACAGAACGATCTTCTTCGATTATAATGGTCCTACGTGCCCGGAGGAATGGTTTTCCATTCTTCAATGGCATGCGCCGAGGTAAGTGTTATGATCGAGTAGTTGGGGCATTCCAGGCTTATAGTCAGTTGGGTCGTGTTAGAGTTCGACCCACAAAGGCAATCTCGGCATTGTCTACAATGCATGAGGATATTGGCCATGTGGCAGAGGATAAAAGGGTGACGATGATCATCCTACCCTTCCACAAACGATGGAGAGGTGAGCACAATGAGATAGAGGAGAGTGTGGGCCATAGTTGGAGAGGAGTAAATCAGAGGATAATAAATAATGCGCCGTGCTCAGTGGCTATCCTCGTGGACCGTGGATTCAGTAGTGGGTCCCAAACTCTAGGGCCTACGACGATCTCGCAGCAACGGGTTTGTGTAATCTTCTTTGGTGGACCTGACGATCGTGAGGCCTTGGAGTTGGGTGGTAGGATGGCGGAGCATCCTACAGTTAAATTGACCGTTATAAGGTTTGTAGAGAAAGATGGGAAGACGAGTATTGACATGATGTTGCAACTCTCATCAACTAGCAAGTGTGGTGAACATAACTATAGTTTCTCCACTGCTGAGATAAACCATGAGAGGGAAATG GAGCTAGATGAACTTGTTGTTGCTGAGTTTCAAAGCAAGTGGGATGGGACGATAGAGTATTTCGAGAATGTGGCCAGCAACATTGTTGAGGGGATTTTGACAATAGGGCAGAGTGGGGACTATGATCTGATAATTGTAGGCAAAGGCCGGTTCCCATCAACTATGGTAGCTAGATTAGCAGAGCGCCAAGTTGAACATGAAGAGTTGGGGCCTACTGGAGACATACTGGCCTCGTCAGGCGATGGCGTCGTGTCTTCAATACTGATCATTCAACAACATGATGATCTTACCCATGTAGAGGAGGCTCCGGTGTCAAAGGTATAA